The window GCTACTACGAGCGCGGCGTCTGGCCGTGGGACGTGGCGGCCGGGGCCCTGATCCTGGAGGAGGCCGGCGGGCGGGTGACGGATTACCGCGGTGATCCACCGGACGTGGAGGACCGGGAGATACTCGCGAGCAACGGACCGCTGCACCAGGGGATGCTCGAGGTCATAGGCAACACCTCCGGATAACCCCAGCCGGCCCCCGGGCCAAAGCTGAAGCGGCCTCTCCTCCGGCGTCCCGTCTCTGGCATACCCGAAAGATATATCTGTAACATCGAACCGGTATTGGACCTTGGGTGCGTCGGTACCGCAGAATACGAACGTCGGGTGATGTGGGAGGCTCCGGTGTGTGCGCGGTATTCCGCGGGAGTGACGGATCTCACCGGGGAGGAAGGAGGATCTCATGGAGACGACCGGCGGACGAACCGCACCCTACCCCGGGTACCGGGGGCTCTGGGTCTGGCTCATGCTCGGGTGGGTGGCGAGCGGGCTCGACCGCACGATCACCGGCCCGGTCGTGAGCTACATGATCGACAACAAGGTTCCGCTCTTCCAGGGGGTGCAAAATCCCTACGCGCTCGGCGGGCTGGTCGGAAGCCTGCTCTTCGCCGGGTACGCCCTGATGCAGTTTCCCGGCGGGTATATCGGCGACAGGTTCGGGCACCGTACGGTGGTCGTCATAAGCATCGTGTGGACCGGGGTGGCCACCGTCCTGAGCGGGCTTGCGACTGCGATACTCGGTCTCGTCGCCCTGCGTGCGATCACCGGGCTCGGTACGGGGATGTTCTACTCCAACGACCGCAGCATCATAACCACCCAGACCCCGTTCGAGAAACGCAGCCTCGGCATGGGCGTGGTGATAACAGGGCTCTCCATAGGCATAACCCTTGCGTACCTCACCGTCTCTCCGCTGCTCGGCTTCGGATCTTCGGTGTTCGGGACGGGCGGGGCGTGGAGGATGCCATTCATCGTGCTCGGCGTGATCGCGCTCCTCATCGGGCTCGGGATGCACCGCTTCTTCAGCGGGCAGGGAGAACCTCACCGCTTCTCCCCGGCATACCCCTCTGCCTTCGGGGCTCTGATCGGTTACGCCGTAGCCTTCTTCGTCATCATAATAGCCACCTACTTCTTCGCCATCCGCGCCGGACTGCCGGACTGGGGGGTGGCCGTGATCATAACGGTCGTGGCCCTGGCCCTCGTGGCTCTGGTCTTCGTCCGGCTGGGCGGGCGGATAGGCCCCGTGCTCTACGACCGCTCGCTGTTCCTGATCTACCTCGCCTTCATACCGATACTGTGGAACCTCTGGTTCTTCAGCTTCTGGTCGGTCTCGATCGTCTCGCAGGCGGCCGCCGGCTCCACGTTCCTGCAGGCTGCACTGACCGCGCTCTTCTTCGGTCTCGCCGGGATAATCGGCTACCCGGCCGGAGGCTGGCTCGCCGACTACACCAAGCGGCGGGGGTGGGGGCGCAAGGGGATGCTCATCGCCTTCACCTTCATCCAGGGGGTGCTCACCCTCGCCTTCTCCGTCTACGTGGCGAAGGGCGGCGGCGCACTCGCTGCGCTCGGCGCCCTGATCTTCTTCGCCAGCCTCTTCTTCAACGCCCTCCAGCCGATGGCCCAGGCGCTCGCCGCCGACCTGACGAACCCGGCCTACCTCGGCGCGATGTTCGGGATGATGAACCTGATCGGCGAGATGGGCGCCATACTCTCCCCGTCCATCAGCGGCGCACTCCGCGACGCCACGGGCAACTGGCACGCCGCCCTCTTCCTGGACACCGCGCTCATCTTCTGCGGGTTCATCCTGCTGCTGTTCGTTCGCGAGACCCGCCGGACCCGCAGGGCACCCACGGAGGAGACCTCCAGGGTCTCCGGATACCGAACTCAGGGCTGAACGTCGCAAAGATATACGTCGGCGATATGGCCAGGTTATATGACAGGTATTTGCGCTATGACTCAGCCGGAGAGATACTGATGCCGAAAGGGGCGGAGTAGACCCGCGCGCCCTGTCGGGCTACGGAAGGAGGAGGGCATGTCTCCCGGAGTCTGGCTCCCGGTCGGGTTGGTTCGCCCGCGGTTTTGAAGGTGTGTGATTGGGTGCTGCGGTCGAGGCTGGGTGTGGACCTGCGGATGCCGGGGGCACGCGGATACGGTGAGAAAGAGAGAAAGGTGGGAGAAAGATACGCACTCAGGTAGGCATAGTAGGTGGAGGACCGGCGGGGCTTCTGCTCTCGCACCTCCTGCACCTGCAGGGGATCGAATCGGTGGTTCTCGAGCGCCGCAGCCGCAGGACGCTCGAGACCGAGATCCGGGCCGGCGTGCTCGAGCAGGGGACGGCGGACCTTCTGGAGAGGACCGGCCTCGGAGAACGCATGCGCCGGGAGGGTTCCGTCCACCGCGGGATAAACCTCCAGTTCGGAGGCCGCAGGGAGAGGGTGGACTTCGAGGATCTCGTCGGGAGATCCATCACCATCTACGGCCAGCACGAGGTGGTCAAAGACCTGATAAAAGCCCGGCTCGAGGCGGGTGGGGAGGTTTACTTCGAGGCCCCTGCCGTCTCGATCTCTGACCTCGAGAGCGAGAATCCGAAGGTCCGCTTCGAGAAGGATGGAGAGCAGGAAGAGCTCGTCTGCGACTTCGTGGTCGGGGCGGACGGCTTCCACGGGGTGAGTCGACGTTCGGTTCCGGAGGGGACTCTGCGCGAGTACGAGAGGTTCTATCCCTTCGGGTGGTTCGGGATACTCGTCGAGGCTCCGCCCTCGACGGAGGAGCTCATCTACACCAACCACGAGCGCGGCTTCGCGCTCATAAGCACCCGCTCGCCGCGGATACAGCGAATGTACTTCCAGTGCGACCCTCACGAGGACCCGGATGCATGGAGCGAGGAGAGGATCTGGGAGGAGATGCAGGCGCGGGTCGCGCTCGACGGCTGGCGGCTGGTGGAGGGCCCGATCATCGAGAAGAATGTCGTGGCGATGCGCAGCTACGTCGCCGAGCCGATGCGCCACGGCAGGCTCTTTCTCGCCGGAGACGCCGCGCACATCGTCCCGCCCACCGGGGCCAAGGGGATGAACCTGGCCGCCTCCGACGTCAGGGTGCTCGCGCGGGCCTTGGGCGAGTACTACGCCCGCGGCAGCGAGGAGCTCATCGAGCGCTACTCGGAGGTCTGCCTGCGGCGGGTATGGAAGGCGAGCCGCTTCTCGTGGTGGATGACCTCGATGCTGCACCGCTTCCCCGGGGACGATCCCTTCCAGATTAGGCTGCAGATCGCCGAGCTCGACTACGTCACGGGCTCCCGGGCCGCCTCCGAGAGCCTCGCCGAGAACTACACCGGGTTGCCCTTCGACCCGGAGTTCGAGGAGGTGCTCGGCGGGGAGGAGTACCTTTCGGAGCCGCACACGGGCAGTAGATAGATTTGCCGCCGTTTAGAGGGAAAGGAGAGCGATGATGGAAGAGCGGCAGAGGAGCACATTCTTCCGCTACGAGAACGCGGTAGTTTTGATGATGTTCTTCGTCTTCGGTTTCGTTTTTATGGAGCGTCTGAGCGTGGTCTACCTTTTCCCGTTCATCGCTCCGGATCTCAAGCTCAACAACACCGAGATAGGCCTCATCGTCTCTGTGCTGGCGGTCTGCTGGGCCATCTCGGGGTTTGTGTTTGGGTCTTTCTCGGATCTCA of the Rubrobacter calidifluminis genome contains:
- a CDS encoding MFS transporter; the encoded protein is METTGGRTAPYPGYRGLWVWLMLGWVASGLDRTITGPVVSYMIDNKVPLFQGVQNPYALGGLVGSLLFAGYALMQFPGGYIGDRFGHRTVVVISIVWTGVATVLSGLATAILGLVALRAITGLGTGMFYSNDRSIITTQTPFEKRSLGMGVVITGLSIGITLAYLTVSPLLGFGSSVFGTGGAWRMPFIVLGVIALLIGLGMHRFFSGQGEPHRFSPAYPSAFGALIGYAVAFFVIIIATYFFAIRAGLPDWGVAVIITVVALALVALVFVRLGGRIGPVLYDRSLFLIYLAFIPILWNLWFFSFWSVSIVSQAAAGSTFLQAALTALFFGLAGIIGYPAGGWLADYTKRRGWGRKGMLIAFTFIQGVLTLAFSVYVAKGGGALAALGALIFFASLFFNALQPMAQALAADLTNPAYLGAMFGMMNLIGEMGAILSPSISGALRDATGNWHAALFLDTALIFCGFILLLFVRETRRTRRAPTEETSRVSGYRTQG
- the pobA gene encoding 4-hydroxybenzoate 3-monooxygenase, encoding MRTQVGIVGGGPAGLLLSHLLHLQGIESVVLERRSRRTLETEIRAGVLEQGTADLLERTGLGERMRREGSVHRGINLQFGGRRERVDFEDLVGRSITIYGQHEVVKDLIKARLEAGGEVYFEAPAVSISDLESENPKVRFEKDGEQEELVCDFVVGADGFHGVSRRSVPEGTLREYERFYPFGWFGILVEAPPSTEELIYTNHERGFALISTRSPRIQRMYFQCDPHEDPDAWSEERIWEEMQARVALDGWRLVEGPIIEKNVVAMRSYVAEPMRHGRLFLAGDAAHIVPPTGAKGMNLAASDVRVLARALGEYYARGSEELIERYSEVCLRRVWKASRFSWWMTSMLHRFPGDDPFQIRLQIAELDYVTGSRAASESLAENYTGLPFDPEFEEVLGGEEYLSEPHTGSR